The following is a genomic window from Mycobacterium parmense.
CCGGAAATCGCCCGTCGCGAGGTCGCGCAACAGATCGCGTTCTACGCATCAGTCAGAACCTACCAACCGCTGCTCGACTTCTGCGGATTCGCCAAACAGGGTGCCGTTATCCGAGAAGCCTTCGCACGCGGTGACTTTGCGGCCATGTTCGACGCGGTGACGGACGACATGATCGACGTGATGGGCGTCGCTGGCACCGCCAGCGAGGTGCGCGCCGGGCTGCGCCGCTACGAGGGGGTACTCGACCACATCATGCTCTACCCGCCGTCGGTGGGTATCGCACCTGAGCGGGTCGGCCAAAACCTCGGTGAGATGATCAAGCACTGCGCCCCCGGCCAGTAACATCCCGGTTCATGTAGGTGCGCCAGCGTCTGTGTCGACGACAACCCGCGGCGGTGAATGAGTCTCCCGTCTAATTCGAAATGACCGGTTCATCGACGGTGTGCTCCTGCCGGTACCGTAGGGATCGCCTTCGACGACGAGTTCGTAAGCCACCTAGTGCCAGTGCTTCTCTGCTCGCGCTCACCGTTGATGCTAGACGCGGCTCCCGATTCGCTGGGCGCCATCGGAGTCGAAGAGTTCTTTGGCCCAGCGTTCGAGGACTTCGGTGCTGTCCCAGTCGTCGGGGTGGAAGCCGGCGCGGGTGTAGGAACGGAAGCGCTGCACCGCGTCCGGGCTGAACAGTGGGGAACGACGGAAGGCTCGAAGGCTGCGCAGTAAGCGCAGTGGGTTGTAGGCTGCGCGGTCACCCGCCAGAGAGCGAGTGGTCTGGATGACCAACTCGGTGAACAAGATGACTGTGGCAATCCGCATTCCCCAGACCCTGGTGCGTTCGGTTCCACCGACCGTCTCGAAGACGTCGAAAGCGACGGCCTTGTGCTCGGATTCTTCTAAAGCGTGCCAGAGCAGAATCGGCCGGACCTCGGTGTCGCCGATCAGCTCTTGTGCCTCGTCGCTGGTCAGAATGATTTCGGCGAACGTCGCCGTGTAGTGCTCAAGGGCAGCCGTCACGGCCAGGCGCATCTTCGGAGAGAATCGCTTCTCGAGCCGGTCAACCAACTTCTTGATGTGCCGATCGATCCCGTCGGTCGGATAGCCCATCGCTTGGAGCCGCTCGTTAAGCAGCCGATGCTGGTGCCGGTGGGTGGCCTCCTGCGCGATGAATCCCTTGACCGCCTCTTGGAGGTCGGGGTCGCTGACCTGGTCACGGTACTGGCGCACCGATCGGATGAAGAAGTCTTCGCCCTCGGGGAACGTTGCCGACAAGGTAGAGACAAAGTGGCTCATCACCAAGTCGCCGTCGACGAAGTGCTGGCGACTGGTCCCAGCAGGCATTGCGAAACGGACACGGCGAGCCTTTGGCAGCACCCTCTTTGCTGGCCGTGTGGGCGACTCACTGGTCATGTGCTACTCCCATCTCCAAGCGGACCTCAATAATCTGACTTTATACCTAGTCAGATTTAGATGACAAACTGTGTCTATGCGTTCAGTCCGGGTGTATCGCGGAGTGTCTGCAGAGCAGCGCCATCAGCACCGGCGTACACGTCTCATCGACGCCGCTATCGAGCTGATCGGTACCCGAGGCGTGGCCGCCACCACCGTGACTGCCGTCTGCGCCGAGTCACGTGTCACCTCGCGTTACTTCTACCAGCATTTCTCCGACCGCGACGC
Proteins encoded in this region:
- a CDS encoding metal-dependent hydrolase, with product MTSESPTRPAKRVLPKARRVRFAMPAGTSRQHFVDGDLVMSHFVSTLSATFPEGEDFFIRSVRQYRDQVSDPDLQEAVKGFIAQEATHRHQHRLLNERLQAMGYPTDGIDRHIKKLVDRLEKRFSPKMRLAVTAALEHYTATFAEIILTSDEAQELIGDTEVRPILLWHALEESEHKAVAFDVFETVGGTERTRVWGMRIATVILFTELVIQTTRSLAGDRAAYNPLRLLRSLRAFRRSPLFSPDAVQRFRSYTRAGFHPDDWDSTEVLERWAKELFDSDGAQRIGSRV